Proteins co-encoded in one Longimicrobium sp. genomic window:
- a CDS encoding radical SAM protein: protein MDADMPLEQKLDILMELAADDHDGAGGRARVLPPRLRHAKEVGALRPLNIRQLRTSVGKVALMRILMTNACSFNCHYCPMRRDRSMPRTLLKPEELVRVFLEAHRRGWCSGLFLTTGIPGRPVKVMDDLITVLELLRVKHRFAGYVHVKMVPGAEPAQIERLTALASRVSLNLEAPCGQTLTQIAPEKSFDTAMTSLDRARRQVLRGKEETAMGRPADPLAPGGASGMTMQFVVGATPDTDRTIVGKVTELYAGGGIHHAHFSAFRPIRETPMEDAPAAPALREVRLYQTDYLLRQYGFRHDEVVFDGRGNLPLANDPKTTWALAHPERFPVEVRTAPYEELVRVPGIGPGAAKKIVAERGQAVLRTLADLRGLGVVTTRAAGFLTLNGRRFQDVKWSEQLGFWGADDDTGAHHFVYDVSPGTFR from the coding sequence ATGGACGCGGACATGCCGCTGGAGCAGAAGCTCGACATCCTGATGGAGCTGGCAGCCGACGACCACGACGGCGCGGGCGGTCGCGCGCGCGTGCTGCCGCCGCGGCTGCGGCACGCGAAGGAGGTGGGCGCGCTGCGGCCGCTGAACATCCGGCAGCTGCGCACGTCGGTGGGCAAGGTGGCGCTGATGCGCATCCTGATGACCAACGCCTGCTCCTTCAACTGCCACTACTGCCCCATGCGGCGCGACCGCAGCATGCCGCGCACGTTGCTGAAGCCCGAGGAGCTCGTCCGCGTCTTCCTCGAGGCGCACCGCCGCGGCTGGTGCAGCGGGCTGTTCCTGACCACGGGGATCCCCGGCCGCCCGGTGAAGGTGATGGACGACCTGATCACCGTGCTGGAGCTGCTGCGCGTGAAGCACCGCTTCGCCGGCTACGTGCACGTGAAGATGGTGCCCGGCGCCGAGCCCGCGCAGATCGAGCGGCTCACCGCGCTGGCCAGCCGCGTGTCGCTGAACCTCGAGGCGCCCTGCGGCCAGACGCTCACCCAGATCGCGCCGGAGAAGAGCTTCGACACGGCGATGACCTCGCTCGACCGCGCCCGCCGCCAGGTGCTGCGCGGCAAGGAGGAGACGGCGATGGGGCGCCCCGCCGACCCGCTCGCCCCCGGCGGCGCCAGTGGGATGACGATGCAGTTCGTGGTCGGCGCCACGCCCGACACGGACCGCACCATCGTGGGCAAGGTGACGGAGCTGTACGCGGGCGGCGGCATCCACCACGCGCACTTCAGCGCCTTCCGCCCCATCCGCGAGACGCCGATGGAGGACGCGCCCGCCGCGCCAGCGTTGCGCGAGGTGCGGCTGTACCAGACCGACTACCTGCTGCGGCAGTACGGCTTCAGGCACGACGAGGTGGTGTTCGACGGGCGCGGCAACCTGCCGCTGGCCAACGACCCCAAGACCACCTGGGCGCTCGCCCACCCCGAGCGCTTCCCGGTGGAGGTGCGCACCGCGCCGTACGAGGAGCTGGTGCGCGTCCCCGGCATCGGCCCCGGCGCCGCGAAGAAGATCGTGGCTGAGCGCGGGCAGGCGGTGCTGCGCACGCTGGCCGACCTGCGCGGGCTAGGGGTGGTCACCACGCGCGCGGCGGGATTCCTGACGCTGAACGGCCGCCGCTTCCAGGACGTGAAGTGGAGCGAGCAGCTGGGCTTCTGGGGCGCGGACGACGACACCGGCGCCCACCATTTCGTCTACGACGTCAGCCCGGGGACCTTCCGATGA
- a CDS encoding sterol desaturase family protein, giving the protein MGIILFSIPFFFVLMGAELAYAAVARRRLFRLNDSIADLSCGILSQVSGVFSKLFAIGIYVWVYRHLAVQQWLPGLPAWADGAAFVRTGGGFPWIAIQPRELASWTIVFLLVDLCYYWSHRLSHEINVLWAGHVVHHSSEEYNLAVALRQSSIHGLFTWVFYVPLALIGIPPVMYVTSYALNLLYQFWIHTRAVGRMGRLTELVMNTPSHHRVHHGRNPKYLDRNHAGVLIVWDRMFGTFQAEEEEPVYGITTPLRSWNPLWANVHGFVEIVRDARRAGRWRDRLMYVFGPPGWRSAAEGGPQAPPEVTAETAEAWDPAVPAGLALYGFVQFAAALAGSFVLLQRAAGMPGAHVAAAGFYVAISLAGVGGVFESAKWAGPIETARLLVLGAACAVLGWTGALPVFAAAGGVAFCAASLAWFLPRRGALTETELAPIM; this is encoded by the coding sequence ATGGGCATCATCCTCTTCTCCATCCCCTTCTTCTTCGTCCTGATGGGCGCGGAGCTGGCGTACGCGGCGGTCGCGCGGCGGCGGCTGTTCCGGCTGAACGACTCCATCGCCGACCTGAGCTGCGGCATCCTCAGCCAGGTCTCGGGCGTGTTCTCCAAGCTGTTCGCGATCGGGATCTACGTCTGGGTCTATCGCCATCTCGCTGTGCAGCAATGGCTTCCGGGCCTCCCCGCGTGGGCGGACGGCGCGGCGTTCGTGCGGACCGGCGGCGGATTCCCGTGGATTGCCATCCAGCCGCGCGAGCTGGCGAGCTGGACGATCGTCTTCCTCCTCGTGGACCTCTGCTACTACTGGAGCCACCGGCTGTCGCACGAGATCAACGTGCTGTGGGCGGGGCACGTGGTGCACCATAGCAGCGAGGAGTACAACCTGGCCGTGGCGCTCCGGCAGAGCTCGATCCACGGGCTGTTCACCTGGGTGTTCTACGTGCCGCTGGCGCTGATCGGCATCCCGCCGGTGATGTACGTCACCTCGTACGCGCTCAACCTCCTCTACCAGTTCTGGATCCACACCCGCGCGGTCGGGAGGATGGGACGGCTGACGGAGCTCGTGATGAACACGCCGTCGCACCACCGCGTGCACCACGGGCGCAACCCCAAGTACCTGGACCGCAACCACGCCGGCGTGCTGATCGTGTGGGACCGGATGTTCGGCACCTTCCAGGCGGAGGAGGAGGAGCCGGTGTACGGGATCACGACGCCGCTGCGGAGCTGGAACCCGCTGTGGGCCAACGTGCACGGCTTCGTGGAGATCGTGCGCGACGCGCGGCGCGCCGGCCGATGGCGCGACCGGCTGATGTACGTGTTCGGCCCGCCGGGATGGCGCTCCGCCGCGGAGGGCGGACCGCAGGCGCCGCCCGAGGTGACCGCGGAGACGGCGGAGGCGTGGGACCCGGCCGTCCCTGCGGGGCTGGCGCTCTACGGCTTCGTGCAGTTCGCCGCCGCGCTGGCGGGGAGCTTCGTGCTGCTGCAGCGCGCGGCGGGGATGCCGGGGGCGCACGTGGCCGCGGCGGGGTTCTACGTGGCGATCAGCTTGGCGGGCGTGGGCGGGGTGTTCGAGTCCGCGAAGTGGGCGGGGCCGATCGAGACCGCGCGGCTGCTGGTGCTCGGCGCCGCCTGCGCGGTCCTCGGCTGGACGGGCGCGCTCCCGGTCTTCGCCGCCGCCGGCGGCGTGGCGTTCTGCGCCGCCTCGCTCGCATGGTTCCTCCCCCGCCGCGGCGCGCTGACGGAGACAGAGCTCGCGCCGATCATGTGA
- a CDS encoding pyridoxamine 5'-phosphate oxidase family protein produces the protein MASPFHAGELAVQARAGVQEMAARVGRGIHPELWPAAADFLEDQHLAVIAAADGNGAVWASLLTGAPGFLRAANAHVLEISARPPAGDPLADVLAAGAEAGLVAIDLAARRRVRVNGWVEGAGAGLRLAVRQAYGNCPKYIQARVVAGSLDPAAAIAARGTEMTDLQRAWIAAADTFFIASRADGGGADASHRGGAPGFVRVDDARELRFPDYSGNTMFNTLGNLAVDPRCGLLFVDFARGATLQLTGRAEIEWDAPDPVRFPGAERIVSFAVEQVVETRGATGLRWGAADPSPFNPG, from the coding sequence ATGGCATCACCGTTCCATGCGGGCGAGCTGGCCGTGCAGGCGCGCGCCGGCGTGCAGGAGATGGCGGCGCGGGTGGGGCGCGGCATCCACCCCGAGCTGTGGCCCGCCGCGGCGGATTTCCTCGAGGACCAGCACCTGGCGGTGATCGCCGCCGCGGACGGGAATGGCGCCGTGTGGGCGTCGCTCCTGACCGGCGCGCCCGGGTTCCTGCGCGCCGCGAACGCGCATGTGCTCGAGATCTCCGCGCGCCCGCCCGCCGGCGACCCGCTGGCGGACGTGCTTGCGGCCGGCGCCGAGGCCGGACTGGTGGCCATCGACCTGGCGGCGCGGCGGCGGGTGCGGGTGAACGGGTGGGTGGAGGGCGCCGGCGCCGGGCTGCGGCTCGCGGTGCGGCAGGCGTACGGCAACTGCCCGAAGTACATCCAGGCCCGTGTGGTGGCCGGTTCGCTCGATCCCGCCGCGGCGATCGCGGCGCGAGGGACGGAGATGACGGACCTGCAGCGCGCATGGATCGCGGCGGCGGACACCTTCTTCATCGCCAGCCGCGCGGACGGCGGCGGCGCGGACGCGTCGCACCGCGGCGGCGCGCCGGGCTTCGTGCGGGTGGATGACGCGCGGGAGCTGCGGTTTCCGGACTACTCGGGCAACACGATGTTCAACACGCTCGGCAACCTGGCCGTGGACCCGCGCTGCGGGCTTCTGTTCGTCGACTTCGCACGCGGGGCGACGCTGCAGCTGACCGGACGCGCGGAGATCGAGTGGGACGCGCCGGACCCGGTCCGCTTCCCCGGCGCCGAGCGGATCGTCTCCTTCGCCGTGGAGCAGGTGGTGGAGACGCGCGGGGCCACCGGCCTCCGCTGGGGCGCGGCGGACCCGTCTCCGTTCAACCCCGGCTGA
- a CDS encoding DNA/RNA non-specific endonuclease, with amino-acid sequence MSLRLAPARVRSLAAALATAVLAACSADRPASPTAPVTPQAPRAVTYPSAIYRSHIEFGRPTDSNSADDLYLSKRQYYVSYNCAKGRPNWVSWNLNKTHYGDAPRSTSFSSDASLPTSCYHVVTSDYTNSGYDRGHQVRSEERTWDVTDNKSTFLMTNIVPQTHDLNAGPWLDFEYFLQDLAQNQNKELYVISGPSGSKGTLNGAGKVQIPTYTWKIVVVMPYGQGLANATSTSSIQVIAVDMPNTTGIISAPWTNYKTTVDALEGYTGYNFLASLPDAVENYWEARVY; translated from the coding sequence ATGTCCCTGCGCCTCGCCCCCGCGCGCGTCCGCTCCCTTGCGGCCGCGCTCGCCACCGCCGTGCTCGCAGCCTGCTCGGCCGACCGTCCCGCATCACCCACCGCACCCGTCACCCCGCAGGCGCCGCGGGCGGTCACCTACCCCAGCGCCATCTACCGCAGCCACATCGAGTTCGGCAGGCCCACCGACTCCAACTCGGCCGACGACCTGTACCTCTCCAAGCGCCAGTACTACGTCTCCTACAACTGCGCCAAGGGGCGGCCGAACTGGGTGAGCTGGAACCTGAACAAGACGCACTACGGCGACGCGCCGCGCTCCACCAGCTTCAGCAGCGACGCCTCGCTCCCCACGTCGTGCTACCACGTGGTCACCAGCGACTACACCAACAGCGGCTACGACCGCGGCCACCAGGTGCGCAGCGAGGAGCGCACCTGGGACGTCACCGACAACAAGTCGACCTTCCTGATGACCAACATCGTGCCGCAGACGCACGACCTGAACGCCGGGCCGTGGCTGGACTTCGAGTACTTCCTGCAGGACCTGGCGCAGAACCAGAACAAGGAGCTGTACGTGATCTCCGGCCCCAGCGGCAGCAAGGGCACGCTGAACGGGGCGGGGAAGGTGCAGATCCCCACCTACACCTGGAAGATCGTGGTGGTGATGCCGTACGGTCAGGGCCTGGCCAACGCCACCTCCACCAGCAGCATCCAGGTGATCGCCGTGGACATGCCCAACACCACGGGCATCATCTCCGCGCCGTGGACGAACTACAAGACCACCGTCGACGCGCTGGAGGGGTACACGGGCTACAACTTCCTGGCGAGCCTGCCCGACGCCGTCGAGAACTACTGGGAAGCGCGCGTCTACTGA
- a CDS encoding GMC family oxidoreductase, producing the protein MESWDWLIVGSGFGGSVSALRLAEKGYRVLMLEKGRRFGPDDFPRTNWNLPRWLWMPRLGFRGPFQMKFLRHITALSGVGVGGGSLVYANTLPVPGDGFFESPTWRHLADWRRELAPCYAEARRMLGATPFPGRTYPDEVMAELARDLGLEVHFHPTDVGVYFGAPGVTVADPYFGGEGPERTGCNQCGGCMLGCRHNAKNTLDRNYLWLAEKRGLRIKSEHEVVWIRPADGGYYEVTALEGPARWWRPRKKRVFHARNVVLAGGVLGTVPLLMRLKASAGGLPLVSDRLGSFVRTNSEVLMGIVSERRDVKMSEGIAITSILRTDEHSTLEPVRYPDGAGFFRVLMAPHGPGATAFERMWNALRHTLRHPWRSLKAFLVPDFARHTMILLYMRSIDSHLSLRPGRLFGAMRSVLTHGAAPTAAIPEATELAERIAAKTKGYAASLATETLFGIPTTAHILGGCTMGASPAEGVIDARHQVWGYPGLYVVDGSAVSANPGVNPSLTICALAERAMSLIPAKEAAPAEPPLAEVA; encoded by the coding sequence ATGGAGAGCTGGGACTGGCTGATCGTCGGCTCGGGCTTCGGCGGAAGCGTCAGCGCGCTGCGCCTGGCGGAGAAGGGCTACCGCGTGCTGATGCTGGAGAAGGGCCGCCGCTTCGGCCCCGACGACTTCCCGCGCACCAACTGGAACCTGCCGCGCTGGCTGTGGATGCCGCGCCTGGGCTTCCGCGGCCCGTTCCAGATGAAGTTCCTGCGCCACATCACCGCGCTCTCGGGCGTGGGGGTGGGCGGCGGCTCGCTGGTCTACGCCAACACCCTCCCCGTCCCCGGCGACGGCTTCTTCGAATCCCCCACCTGGCGCCACCTGGCCGACTGGCGGCGCGAGCTCGCCCCCTGCTACGCCGAGGCGCGGCGGATGCTGGGCGCCACGCCGTTCCCCGGCAGGACCTATCCCGACGAGGTGATGGCCGAGCTCGCGCGCGACCTGGGGCTGGAGGTGCACTTCCATCCCACCGACGTGGGCGTGTACTTCGGCGCGCCGGGCGTCACCGTCGCCGACCCCTATTTCGGCGGCGAGGGGCCGGAGCGCACGGGGTGCAACCAGTGCGGTGGGTGCATGCTGGGGTGCCGGCACAACGCGAAGAACACGCTCGATCGCAACTACCTCTGGCTCGCGGAGAAGCGCGGGCTGCGCATCAAATCGGAGCACGAGGTGGTGTGGATCCGTCCAGCCGACGGCGGCTACTACGAGGTGACAGCGCTGGAGGGGCCGGCGCGGTGGTGGCGGCCCCGAAAGAAGCGCGTCTTCCACGCCAGGAACGTGGTCCTCGCCGGCGGCGTGCTGGGGACGGTGCCGCTGCTGATGCGGCTCAAGGCGAGCGCCGGGGGGCTCCCGCTCGTCTCCGACCGCCTGGGGAGCTTCGTGCGCACGAACTCCGAGGTGCTGATGGGGATCGTGAGCGAGCGGCGCGACGTGAAGATGTCGGAGGGGATCGCCATCACCTCCATCCTGCGCACCGACGAGCACTCCACGCTGGAGCCGGTGCGCTATCCCGACGGCGCCGGCTTCTTCCGCGTGCTGATGGCGCCGCACGGTCCCGGCGCGACGGCGTTCGAGCGGATGTGGAACGCGCTGCGCCACACGCTGCGGCACCCATGGCGGTCGCTGAAGGCGTTCCTGGTGCCGGACTTCGCGCGGCACACCATGATCCTGCTGTACATGCGCAGCATCGACAGCCACCTGTCGCTGCGCCCCGGACGGCTGTTCGGGGCGATGCGGTCGGTGCTCACCCACGGCGCCGCGCCCACCGCCGCCATCCCCGAGGCGACGGAGCTGGCGGAGCGCATCGCGGCGAAGACGAAGGGCTACGCGGCGAGCCTGGCGACGGAGACGCTCTTCGGCATCCCCACCACCGCGCACATCCTGGGCGGCTGCACCATGGGCGCCTCGCCGGCCGAGGGGGTGATCGACGCGCGGCACCAGGTGTGGGGCTATCCCGGCCTGTACGTGGTCGACGGGTCCGCCGTCTCCGCCAACCCCGGCGTGAACCCGTCGCTCACCATCTGCGCCCTGGCCGAGCGCGCGATGTCCCTCATCCCCGCGAAGGAAGCCGCGCCCGCGGAGCCGCCGCTGGCCGAGGTCGCGTAA